One segment of Paenibacillus rhizovicinus DNA contains the following:
- a CDS encoding Gfo/Idh/MocA family protein → MRHRVVIIGAGNIAVSHLEALRKMTRLEAVAVADVQEQRASKLADEYGIHAYADYRAMIEQEKPDVAVITLPHFLHKEAAVWCAEAGCHILLEKPMALNAAECDEIIAAVKASQVRLLVGHTQHYLPENRKAAQLIRQGDLGELLMINDTRHMHYYRDSRPDWFLEQAKAGGGILTNLGSHSLDKIQWFGGAPIAKVRASVSYFGPRGDVEGSGLVYLENENGLPATISQSGYAVVPRNETELVFTKGMLKVLSGQSLWISEGETYVQVPVEDQTDPFILQFEDLIDHIETGKPLACSMEYSRSIVAAVDAIYASHANKTEWTVRSDGHAIHPAE, encoded by the coding sequence ATGAGACATAGAGTCGTTATAATTGGAGCGGGCAACATTGCGGTGTCCCACCTGGAGGCGCTGCGCAAGATGACGCGGCTGGAAGCGGTCGCCGTGGCCGACGTGCAGGAGCAGCGGGCGAGTAAGCTGGCGGACGAATACGGCATTCATGCGTACGCCGACTACCGGGCGATGATCGAGCAGGAGAAGCCGGATGTCGCGGTCATCACGCTGCCTCACTTCCTGCACAAGGAGGCCGCCGTTTGGTGCGCGGAAGCGGGATGCCATATCCTGCTGGAGAAGCCGATGGCGCTGAATGCGGCGGAATGCGACGAAATCATCGCCGCGGTGAAAGCATCCCAGGTCCGGCTGCTGGTGGGTCACACCCAGCATTACTTGCCCGAGAACCGGAAGGCGGCTCAGCTCATTCGTCAAGGCGATCTCGGCGAATTGCTGATGATCAACGACACGCGGCATATGCATTATTACCGGGACTCCCGCCCGGATTGGTTTCTGGAGCAAGCGAAAGCAGGCGGAGGCATACTGACGAATCTCGGCTCGCATTCGCTTGACAAAATCCAATGGTTCGGCGGAGCCCCGATCGCTAAAGTGCGCGCATCGGTCAGTTATTTCGGACCGCGCGGGGACGTGGAGGGCAGCGGTCTCGTCTATCTCGAGAACGAGAACGGGCTGCCTGCCACCATCTCGCAATCCGGTTACGCCGTCGTGCCGCGCAACGAAACGGAGCTTGTCTTCACGAAAGGGATGCTGAAGGTGTTGTCGGGACAGAGCCTCTGGATCAGCGAGGGCGAAACCTACGTTCAGGTACCCGTAGAGGATCAGACGGATCCTTTCATCCTGCAATTCGAGGATTTAATCGACCATATCGAGACCGGCAAACCGCTCGCCTGCTCAATGGAATATTCGCGAAGCATCGTTGCGGCTGTCGACGCGATCTATGCATCGCATGCGAACAAGACGGAGTGGACGGTAAGGAGCGATGGCCATGCAATACATCCCGCTGAGTGA
- a CDS encoding methyl-accepting chemotaxis protein: MQAWTSRIAHRFNTQKLATKLIASTLVISILIVAAMSFALFIPNSALFRKQIAEQLKLQTENITVKFNEDIQMKVAKMESLASIGQKNGLDMNKHQELIRNFSSQNPDLLGAAVVLNVTGKDGLSNEGKPIDLSDRDYIQAVADGKPGVSEPVPAKTDPSKLVVPMAYPLMKDGKAYGFYATGYQLDQATKYVSEAKIGKTGYAVLLDSRGKMAYHPDPALSMKKTIYDLNIPEVTAAFESAKQGIDTSYSYTFNGVKKIGYASMAEGGFIVQMAVPEKELLGPIYQMMTTTIVTAVIVMLAALLMVYFSAKRMVKPILYITDTVKLLAKGDLRPRLQVKTKDELGILADHMNEMLHSLSATIEQVSIASGSVANAALQISASTDEVAKGSVDQADRARTMSQLFDSLESSMDQVASNATHAKGLSQEAVDIANEGNSFINVSIEKMEQANSQMELLERDSKKIGDIIEVINEIAEQTNLLALNAAIEAARAGDQGRGFAVVADEVRKLAERSGEATKQIGTIIKGMQDNAVRSVQAVVEGVSQIAHTRQSFDGILMKVNDTYEMVGEITRSSEDQTSKAYGMMGEIESVASISEQAAAAAEQTAAASQELSALAEKLNDSVEMFKY; the protein is encoded by the coding sequence ATGCAAGCTTGGACATCCCGAATAGCTCACCGGTTTAACACACAGAAGTTAGCAACGAAGCTCATCGCTTCAACGCTCGTGATTTCGATTTTGATCGTAGCCGCCATGTCTTTCGCGCTCTTCATTCCGAACTCTGCCTTATTCCGCAAACAAATCGCCGAACAACTGAAGCTTCAAACCGAGAACATTACCGTGAAATTCAATGAAGATATCCAAATGAAAGTCGCCAAGATGGAGTCGCTTGCCAGCATCGGTCAGAAGAACGGTCTTGATATGAACAAGCATCAAGAGCTGATTCGGAATTTCAGCAGCCAAAATCCCGATCTTCTCGGCGCAGCCGTCGTGCTGAACGTCACGGGAAAGGACGGTCTGTCCAACGAGGGTAAACCGATCGACTTGTCCGACCGGGATTATATACAAGCCGTCGCGGATGGAAAGCCCGGCGTCTCCGAGCCCGTTCCCGCAAAGACCGATCCTTCGAAGCTCGTCGTACCGATGGCCTATCCCTTGATGAAAGACGGCAAGGCATACGGCTTCTACGCAACGGGCTACCAGCTGGATCAAGCGACTAAATATGTCAGCGAAGCCAAAATCGGTAAAACCGGCTATGCCGTCCTGCTGGATAGCCGCGGCAAGATGGCCTATCATCCGGACCCGGCGCTATCGATGAAGAAAACGATCTACGATCTGAACATTCCTGAAGTTACGGCCGCATTCGAGTCGGCGAAACAGGGAATCGATACCAGCTACAGCTATACCTTCAACGGCGTCAAGAAAATCGGCTACGCCAGCATGGCAGAAGGCGGCTTCATCGTTCAAATGGCCGTGCCGGAAAAAGAATTGCTCGGCCCCATCTACCAAATGATGACGACGACGATCGTCACGGCGGTGATCGTCATGCTGGCTGCGCTCCTCATGGTTTACTTCTCGGCGAAACGTATGGTGAAACCGATTCTGTACATTACCGATACGGTGAAGCTGCTTGCCAAAGGGGATTTAAGACCGCGATTGCAGGTGAAGACGAAAGACGAGCTGGGGATACTGGCCGACCATATGAATGAAATGCTGCACTCGTTATCCGCGACGATCGAGCAGGTTTCGATCGCTTCGGGGAGCGTAGCGAACGCGGCTTTGCAAATTTCGGCCAGCACGGACGAAGTCGCCAAGGGAAGCGTGGATCAAGCCGACCGTGCACGGACGATGTCGCAACTGTTCGACAGCCTGGAGTCATCGATGGACCAGGTTGCTTCGAACGCGACCCATGCGAAGGGGCTCTCGCAAGAGGCGGTCGATATCGCCAATGAAGGCAATTCGTTCATCAATGTCTCCATCGAGAAGATGGAACAGGCGAATTCCCAAATGGAACTGCTGGAGCGGGACTCCAAGAAAATCGGCGATATTATCGAAGTCATTAACGAAATCGCGGAGCAGACGAATCTGTTGGCACTGAATGCCGCGATCGAAGCGGCGCGCGCCGGGGATCAAGGACGGGGCTTTGCGGTCGTAGCCGACGAGGTGCGCAAGCTTGCCGAACGAAGCGGCGAAGCGACCAAGCAAATCGGCACGATTATTAAAGGCATGCAGGATAATGCGGTGAGAAGCGTACAGGCTGTCGTCGAGGGCGTTTCGCAAATCGCGCATACCCGCCAATCGTTCGATGGCATCTTGATGAAAGTCAACGATACGTACGAGATGGTCGGAGAGATCACGAGATCGAGCGAGGATCAAACGTCGAAGGCCTACGGGATGATGGGCGAGATCGAATCCGTTGCTTCGATCAGCGAGCAAGCGGCGGCAGCTGCCGAACAGACGGCTGCAGCCTCGCAGGAATTATCCGCATTGGCAGAGAAATTGAATGACTCCGTAGAGATGTTCAAATATTAA
- the abc-f gene encoding ribosomal protection-like ABC-F family protein, producing the protein MIIVNVQEIKKYHAANLVLDGVTFQLQEGEKIGLIGRNGSGKSTLLRLLSGHEQVDEGMLTVKKELQVGYLPQIPAEFEDLTVYEALAYGFRELRAAKREMSLLEERMSSPEAAADPVMMEGLLQTYAKLQERFESGGGYEMDTAIDQAASGLRIDRSRDERRFGSLSGGEKTRIALASQLVVRPGLLLLDEPTNHLDLQGIEWLEGFIQRYEGACVIVSHDRYFLDAVGTKMIELEDGEAQTYLTDYSGYVKEKEARLLQQFALYQEQQKAIKKMKDTIRQLEEWGRIAGNEKFFKRAASIRKALERMEKVKRPVLEQKTAEFALSPLDRSGRKVVVFEGVKKQFGARAILNGADGSLLYGEKVVLLGDNGSGKTTLFKLLLGECEADGGKIELGARVDVGYLAQQEPIRDAKLTVLDYFRTVGALEEGAARNALAHYLFYGADVFKPLGQLSGGEWTRLRLALLVRRKPNLLLLDEPTNHLDAASREALEEALEDYPGTVLAISHDRYFINRLAMRVWALGDGKVAAYLGNYDDYKAKAGEQRSAFAGERLDSAFADKKAETKQIESKPMPGTGQGTGTRAGERGIDARSNARRRDQLELEIAALETELAREDAALHGIVDSALLEEGWLRREALQARLDASMEAWMEL; encoded by the coding sequence ATGATTATTGTAAATGTACAAGAGATAAAGAAATACCACGCGGCGAACCTTGTTTTGGACGGGGTGACCTTTCAGCTTCAGGAAGGGGAGAAGATCGGCCTGATCGGCCGCAACGGAAGCGGCAAATCCACGCTGCTGCGGCTGCTGTCGGGCCATGAGCAGGTGGACGAAGGCATGCTTACGGTCAAGAAGGAGCTGCAGGTCGGCTATTTGCCGCAGATCCCCGCCGAGTTCGAGGATTTGACCGTCTATGAAGCGCTGGCCTACGGGTTTCGGGAGCTGCGGGCCGCGAAGCGGGAGATGTCGCTGCTGGAGGAGCGGATGTCCAGTCCCGAAGCCGCCGCTGACCCTGTGATGATGGAAGGGCTGCTTCAGACCTATGCCAAGCTGCAAGAGCGGTTCGAGAGCGGCGGCGGCTACGAGATGGATACGGCGATCGACCAGGCGGCAAGCGGGCTGCGGATCGATCGTTCCCGCGACGAGCGGAGGTTCGGCAGCTTGTCCGGCGGCGAGAAGACGCGGATTGCGCTGGCGTCGCAGCTGGTCGTCCGGCCTGGCTTGCTGCTGCTCGACGAGCCGACGAACCACCTCGACCTTCAGGGGATCGAGTGGCTCGAGGGCTTTATTCAGCGCTACGAGGGCGCCTGCGTGATCGTTTCGCATGACCGGTATTTCCTCGATGCCGTCGGCACCAAAATGATCGAGCTCGAAGACGGAGAAGCCCAGACTTACCTGACCGATTACAGCGGATACGTGAAAGAGAAGGAAGCCCGTCTCCTGCAGCAGTTCGCGCTATACCAGGAACAGCAGAAGGCGATCAAGAAGATGAAAGACACGATCCGCCAGCTGGAAGAATGGGGACGGATTGCCGGCAACGAGAAGTTCTTCAAACGCGCCGCTTCGATCCGCAAAGCGCTGGAGCGGATGGAGAAGGTCAAGCGGCCGGTGCTGGAACAGAAAACGGCGGAGTTCGCGCTGTCCCCGCTTGATCGTTCCGGACGCAAAGTCGTCGTCTTCGAAGGCGTGAAGAAACAGTTCGGCGCGCGTGCGATCTTGAACGGCGCGGACGGAAGCCTTCTGTATGGCGAGAAGGTCGTGCTGCTCGGGGACAACGGCTCGGGCAAAACGACGCTGTTCAAGCTGCTGCTCGGCGAATGCGAAGCGGATGGCGGGAAGATCGAGCTCGGCGCCCGGGTGGATGTCGGTTATTTGGCGCAGCAGGAGCCGATCCGGGATGCGAAGCTGACGGTGCTGGACTATTTCCGCACGGTGGGCGCGCTGGAAGAAGGAGCGGCGCGAAACGCGCTGGCGCATTATTTGTTCTACGGGGCCGACGTGTTCAAGCCCCTGGGGCAGCTCTCGGGGGGCGAATGGACGCGGCTGCGGCTGGCGTTGCTCGTAAGGCGCAAGCCGAATCTGCTCCTGCTTGACGAGCCGACGAACCATCTCGATGCGGCTTCTCGCGAAGCATTGGAAGAGGCGCTGGAGGACTATCCGGGGACGGTGCTCGCGATTTCGCATGACCGCTACTTCATCAATCGCCTGGCGATGCGGGTGTGGGCGCTCGGAGACGGCAAGGTTGCGGCCTACCTCGGCAACTACGACGATTACAAGGCAAAGGCGGGGGAACAACGGTCAGCGTTTGCCGGAGAGCGATTGGATTCGGCATTCGCGGATAAGAAGGCGGAAACGAAACAGATAGAATCGAAGCCGATGCCGGGGACAGGGCAAGGCACGGGTACGAGAGCGGGCGAGCGGGGCATAGATGCGAGATCGAACGCGCGCAGGAGGGATCAGCTGGAGCTGGAGATCGCCGCACTTGAAACGGAGCTTGCCCGCGAGGACGCGGCGCTGCACGGAATCGTTGACTCGGCGTTGCTCGAAGAAGGATGGCTCCGGCGCGAAGCGCTGCAGGCGCGGCTCGACGCGTCGATGGAAGCTTGGATGGAGCTATAG
- a CDS encoding chemotaxis protein CheD — protein MRKQQVVGIGEWRCSNIESETITTFSLSTCVGVTVYCPYRKVSGMLHILLPTPRKEEEAEKQPGRFATTGIPLLIREMTEIYGCRKSSLEVRLYGGASSGKRHEIFEVGSRNLEQAQAELRKLNLVPKIAEVGGSISRTLEMNVKTGIVHMRTLPLSS, from the coding sequence ATGAGAAAGCAACAGGTTGTCGGTATCGGAGAATGGCGCTGCTCTAACATTGAATCTGAAACGATAACGACTTTCTCGCTCTCGACCTGCGTCGGGGTGACGGTCTATTGTCCGTATCGTAAAGTTTCCGGCATGCTGCATATTCTGCTGCCGACACCGAGAAAAGAAGAGGAAGCCGAGAAGCAGCCGGGCCGCTTCGCGACTACGGGGATCCCGCTTCTCATTCGTGAAATGACGGAGATTTACGGATGCCGCAAGTCATCGTTGGAAGTCCGGCTATATGGCGGGGCATCGTCAGGGAAACGCCATGAAATTTTCGAGGTCGGCAGCCGGAATCTGGAGCAAGCGCAAGCGGAGCTTCGGAAATTAAACCTGGTCCCGAAGATTGCCGAGGTTGGCGGTTCTATTAGCCGCACGTTAGAAATGAATGTGAAAACAGGCATCGTTCATATGAGAACCCTGCCTCTAAGTTCTTAA
- a CDS encoding YjfB family protein yields the protein MDISAASVSMSQSSLMQAVGISVLKMAADQSTQQAQQLTQMMAQSVQPHLGGHLDLRA from the coding sequence ATGGACATATCGGCAGCTTCCGTTTCCATGTCGCAGAGCAGTCTGATGCAAGCGGTTGGAATCAGCGTACTCAAAATGGCCGCGGATCAGTCGACTCAGCAGGCGCAGCAGCTGACGCAAATGATGGCGCAAAGCGTACAGCCCCATCTGGGCGGCCATTTGGATTTGCGCGCATAA
- a CDS encoding zinc-binding dehydrogenase produces the protein MKAIVLHAPGEPHTFDLQELPIPEPGAGEIRVRIMAASLNPADYKMTKNGNPAWSYPFVPGLDGAGVVDKVGVGVTAWAIGDRVAYHGNFTKPGSFAEYAIAQAAAAARIPEGLSFEAAAAFPCAGLTAYQALNRKMNVQAGHSILIHAGAGGVGGYAVQLAKACGLSPILATASAANFDYVKSLGADAVIDYNAENVRERVLELTDGLGADYILNTVNRQTAQADLSMLSFGGQLACIAGAPETVADFQPSHRTFTVHKMMLSGAYLSGDPRAERDLALMADEFMARLATGEIDPMISKRIPLAEVPRELTRLSERHVRGKIVVAMEQ, from the coding sequence ATGAAAGCAATTGTACTTCATGCGCCTGGCGAGCCGCATACATTCGACTTGCAGGAGCTGCCGATTCCCGAGCCGGGAGCCGGCGAAATCCGAGTGCGCATCATGGCGGCAAGCTTGAATCCCGCAGATTATAAAATGACCAAGAACGGGAATCCCGCGTGGTCCTATCCGTTCGTCCCTGGCTTGGATGGAGCCGGCGTCGTAGATAAGGTCGGCGTAGGCGTCACGGCGTGGGCGATCGGAGATCGCGTCGCCTACCATGGCAATTTCACGAAACCTGGCTCGTTCGCGGAATATGCCATCGCGCAAGCGGCGGCGGCAGCCCGTATTCCGGAAGGTTTGTCGTTCGAAGCAGCGGCAGCATTCCCTTGCGCGGGCTTAACGGCCTATCAAGCGTTGAACCGGAAAATGAACGTTCAAGCCGGTCATTCCATCCTGATTCATGCCGGTGCGGGCGGCGTTGGCGGCTATGCCGTGCAGCTCGCGAAAGCGTGCGGTTTGTCTCCGATTCTAGCGACGGCGTCCGCGGCCAATTTCGATTACGTGAAGTCGCTCGGGGCCGACGCGGTTATCGATTATAATGCCGAGAATGTCCGCGAGCGCGTGCTGGAGCTGACAGACGGGCTTGGCGCCGATTATATATTGAATACGGTCAATCGCCAGACGGCGCAAGCGGACCTGTCGATGCTGTCGTTCGGCGGCCAACTGGCGTGCATCGCGGGCGCACCGGAGACGGTGGCGGATTTTCAACCGTCCCATAGAACGTTCACGGTGCACAAAATGATGCTGTCAGGCGCGTATTTGTCCGGGGATCCAAGAGCGGAGCGCGATTTAGCCCTGATGGCGGATGAATTCATGGCTAGGTTGGCGACGGGGGAAATCGATCCGATGATTAGCAAGCGCATCCCGCTTGCGGAAGTACCGCGGGAGCTGACGCGGTTGTCGGAACGCCATGTCAGAGGGAAAATCGTCGTCGCCATGGAACAGTAG
- a CDS encoding GNAT family N-acetyltransferase, with amino-acid sequence MQYIPLSEARLEALCLLWNEVIGSSFPMTERLMRQNSLHDPQLFQAGSWIAVDERSNEAAGFIVAKAPQHADAVAPPDEKRGWIQILLVAGEHRGSGIGSRLLELAETGFRSAGIERVYLGNDLHYRYFPGIPERLNEAAGWFERRGYEKREASYDLLMSYGRDHRPATPEVAGAEFRLLAPGEQAELIGFMRRCFPYWAWQTEDYFARGGTGREFVVLARDGAIIGFCRINDPESPILTQNIYWSGLFAEPLGGAGPLGIDEAYRGFGYGLAIVQAGIHALLERGVRHIVIDTTPYVDFYGKLGYEVWQSYWRYDKLLARPAT; translated from the coding sequence ATGCAATACATCCCGCTGAGTGAGGCCCGGCTCGAAGCGTTATGCCTCTTGTGGAATGAGGTGATCGGAAGCAGCTTCCCGATGACCGAACGATTGATGAGGCAGAACAGCTTGCATGATCCGCAATTATTCCAAGCGGGATCGTGGATCGCCGTGGATGAACGATCGAACGAAGCTGCGGGTTTCATCGTGGCCAAAGCGCCGCAGCACGCCGATGCGGTTGCGCCGCCGGACGAGAAGCGAGGCTGGATCCAGATCCTGCTCGTTGCCGGCGAGCATCGCGGGAGCGGCATCGGTTCGCGGCTGCTGGAGCTGGCGGAAACCGGCTTCCGGAGCGCGGGCATCGAACGCGTATACTTGGGCAATGACCTGCATTACCGTTACTTCCCCGGCATCCCGGAGCGGTTGAACGAGGCCGCCGGCTGGTTCGAACGAAGAGGCTATGAGAAGCGGGAGGCTTCGTATGATCTGTTGATGTCCTACGGGCGCGATCATCGACCAGCGACTCCGGAAGTCGCCGGCGCCGAATTTCGGCTGCTGGCTCCAGGCGAGCAGGCGGAGCTGATTGGCTTCATGCGGCGCTGCTTTCCATATTGGGCCTGGCAGACGGAGGATTATTTTGCGCGGGGCGGAACGGGGCGGGAGTTCGTCGTACTCGCGAGAGACGGAGCGATCATCGGATTTTGCCGCATCAACGATCCGGAATCGCCGATACTCACGCAAAATATTTATTGGTCGGGGCTCTTCGCTGAACCGCTCGGAGGCGCCGGACCGCTCGGCATCGATGAAGCGTACCGGGGCTTCGGTTACGGGCTCGCGATCGTGCAAGCGGGCATTCATGCGCTGCTGGAGCGCGGAGTCCGCCATATCGTCATCGATACGACGCCTTACGTCGACTTCTATGGCAAATTGGGCTATGAAGTATGGCAGAGCTATTGGCGGTACGATAAGCTGCTGGCACGTCCGGCCACGTAA
- a CDS encoding extracellular solute-binding protein, which produces MGKGFSLLAAPILVISLLTACSGNNNGGGSASDDNESGNVSTPAPAKTDDPASTNTTANTPALPDKTFSFLDISHPSWPYDQNWLVWKLLKEKTGVSFKVEVPSGLMADALSFAIASGDLPDVMYTEDKSLADKYGQMGALANILDYTDIMPNFKQWMETYPNDTRNAIAADGKMYEFPNQGIGETNRMIWMYREDVFKKLNLSPPQNWDELYTVLQALKKAYPDSYPLSWRDGLAYLLNFGASFNTSRDFYYDFDTQTWKYAPLDDNYKTMIQYLNKFYKEGLIPPDFLSIDTKQWQDLMSTDKAFITLDYIGRIDFYNTPLRQDNPDYNLLFMPPPEGVPGSQKNAFTQFDQAGMMVASSSKNVKDIMKYFDFLYSEEGKNMLSWGEEGKTYTVKDGKNVFNPDYTTVADLRKKTGLSTDGVYTWFDYDAHLSLSSKELASAYEEARKYDSVQQPMPSLTQAELDDTSVEMTSIQKFRDENVSKFILGTRSFGEWDKYAEDLKALGVDHVASIYKQAYERAMQAAQ; this is translated from the coding sequence ATGGGAAAAGGCTTCTCATTGCTTGCCGCACCCATCTTGGTGATTTCCTTGCTGACTGCCTGTTCCGGGAATAATAATGGCGGCGGATCTGCTTCTGACGATAATGAATCGGGCAATGTTTCCACGCCGGCTCCAGCGAAAACCGATGATCCTGCGTCGACTAATACTACGGCTAATACGCCGGCATTGCCGGACAAAACCTTCTCGTTCCTAGATATTTCGCATCCCAGCTGGCCGTACGACCAGAACTGGCTCGTCTGGAAGCTGTTGAAGGAGAAGACGGGCGTCTCCTTCAAAGTCGAAGTCCCTTCCGGCCTAATGGCCGATGCGTTAAGCTTCGCGATCGCTTCGGGCGACTTGCCCGACGTGATGTACACCGAAGACAAGAGCCTTGCGGACAAGTACGGCCAGATGGGCGCGCTCGCTAACATCTTGGACTATACAGACATCATGCCGAATTTCAAGCAATGGATGGAGACCTATCCGAACGATACTCGCAACGCGATCGCCGCCGACGGCAAAATGTACGAGTTCCCGAATCAAGGCATCGGCGAAACGAACCGCATGATCTGGATGTATCGCGAAGACGTGTTCAAGAAGCTGAATTTGTCCCCGCCGCAGAACTGGGATGAATTGTATACGGTGCTGCAGGCGCTCAAGAAGGCCTACCCGGACAGCTATCCGCTCAGCTGGCGGGACGGGCTGGCTTATTTGCTTAATTTCGGGGCTTCGTTCAATACCTCGCGCGATTTCTATTACGATTTCGATACGCAAACCTGGAAATACGCGCCGCTTGACGACAATTACAAGACGATGATTCAGTACTTGAACAAGTTCTATAAAGAAGGGCTTATTCCGCCAGACTTCCTCTCGATCGACACGAAGCAGTGGCAGGATCTCATGTCGACGGACAAAGCGTTCATCACGCTCGATTACATCGGCCGGATCGACTTCTACAACACGCCGCTGCGTCAGGACAATCCGGATTACAACCTGCTGTTCATGCCGCCGCCGGAAGGCGTGCCGGGTTCGCAGAAGAACGCGTTCACGCAGTTCGACCAAGCGGGCATGATGGTGGCTTCCTCGTCCAAGAACGTGAAGGACATCATGAAATATTTCGATTTCCTCTATTCGGAGGAAGGGAAAAACATGCTCAGCTGGGGCGAAGAAGGCAAGACGTACACGGTCAAGGACGGCAAGAACGTCTTCAATCCGGATTACACGACGGTCGCCGATTTGCGGAAGAAGACGGGCTTGTCTACTGACGGCGTATACACCTGGTTCGATTACGACGCTCATTTGTCGCTCTCGTCCAAGGAGCTCGCATCGGCCTACGAAGAGGCAAGGAAGTACGATTCCGTCCAACAGCCGATGCCATCCCTGACGCAAGCGGAGCTGGATGATACGAGCGTGGAGATGACGTCGATCCAGAAGTTCCGCGACGAGAACGTGTCGAAGTTCATTTTGGGCACCCGCAGCTTCGGCGAGTGGGATAAATACGCGGAAGATTTGAAAGCACTCGGCGTCGATCATGTGGCGTCGATCTATAAACAAGCCTACGAGCGTGCGATGCAAGCCGCGCAATAA
- a CDS encoding lactonase family protein, with translation MATTIAFIGSYADADGPGVYACAYDEHTGVLTQIGQTNGLQNPTFLVPDGENRMLYTIMESKDAEGRKYGAAAAYRFDPANGSLLRLNEEMTLPATTCHISLDRTRKFAMTASYHGGMVSLSPILSDGRIGPTADIHRHEGSSVHPAQTQARAHSVIADRAGRYAVVSDLGLDKLFVYELELEPQQPRMTLRSETSIAPGSGPRHFVFHPELPYGYGINELNSTVTVYAYDAEAGQLEVLQTISTLPESFEGENGCADIHLSPDGKFLYGSNRGHDSLVVYRVDPASGRIETVEYAPTLGGHPRNFALSPDGRFALVANRDGNNIVTFSRDAETGKLQPTGSELRVSKPVCIRFAEIDG, from the coding sequence ATGGCGACGACAATAGCCTTTATCGGCTCTTACGCGGATGCGGACGGACCCGGCGTTTATGCCTGCGCTTATGACGAACATACGGGCGTTTTGACGCAGATCGGCCAAACGAACGGCTTGCAAAATCCGACATTCCTCGTACCCGACGGGGAGAACCGCATGCTCTATACCATCATGGAGAGCAAAGACGCCGAAGGGCGCAAATACGGCGCGGCTGCCGCGTACCGTTTCGATCCCGCGAACGGAAGCCTGCTGCGTTTGAACGAAGAAATGACGCTTCCTGCGACGACATGCCACATTTCGCTCGACCGGACGCGTAAATTCGCGATGACCGCGAGCTATCATGGCGGGATGGTCAGCCTCTCGCCGATTCTAAGCGACGGCCGCATCGGTCCGACAGCCGACATTCACCGGCATGAAGGATCCAGCGTTCATCCTGCCCAAACGCAGGCGCGGGCGCATTCGGTCATCGCCGATCGCGCGGGCCGTTATGCCGTCGTGTCCGACCTCGGGCTCGACAAACTGTTCGTGTATGAGCTGGAGCTGGAGCCGCAGCAGCCGCGCATGACGCTGCGCAGCGAGACAAGCATCGCTCCAGGATCGGGCCCCCGTCATTTCGTCTTCCATCCAGAGCTTCCTTACGGATATGGCATTAATGAATTGAACAGTACGGTTACGGTTTATGCGTACGATGCGGAGGCAGGGCAGCTCGAAGTCCTTCAAACGATTTCCACGCTGCCGGAATCGTTCGAAGGAGAGAATGGCTGCGCGGACATTCACCTGTCGCCGGACGGCAAATTCCTGTACGGCTCCAACCGCGGGCATGACAGCTTGGTCGTCTATCGCGTCGACCCGGCGAGCGGCCGCATCGAAACGGTCGAATATGCGCCAACGCTGGGCGGTCACCCGCGCAATTTCGCGCTGTCGCCGGACGGACGCTTCGCGCTTGTCGCCAACCGCGACGGCAACAACATCGTGACGTTCAGCCGCGACGCCGAGACCGGCAAGCTGCAGCCGACGGGAAGCGAGCTTCGCGTGTCCAAGCCTGTCTGCATTCGTTTTGCCGAAATCGACGGTTAA